GAATGTGATGACCAGTGAAAATTTAGTAACAGCCAAAGAAGGCACAACCTTAGAAGACGCTAAAAAGATTTTACAAAAACATCGAATTGAAAAGCTTCCTGTTGTGAACAAGGACAATGTTCTTAAAGGTCTTATCACCATCAAAGACATTGAAAAGGCGCAGACCTATCCTAAAGCGACTAAGGACGCCTTAGGACAGCTTCTAGTCGGCGCCGCTACAGGAATTGGCACAGGTGGAAAAGAAAGGGTCGAAGCTCTTGTGGCCGCAGGAGCCAATGTGATTGCGGTAGATACAGCTCATGGGCACTCTAAAAATGTTTTAGAGATGGTGGAATGGGTCTCTCAAAATTTTAAAGACGTGATTGTTGTGGCAGGAAACGTGGTCACCGCTGAAGCCACTGAAGAGCTGATCAAACGTGGTGCGGATGTGGTGAAAGTGGGCGTAGGCTCAGGCAGTATCTGTACGACACGTATTGTTTCAGGAGTGGGTGTTCCGCAAATCACAGCCATCATTGAGTGTGCCCAGAAGGCGAAAAAACTAGGGAAGACCATCATTGCTGACGGGGGAATCAAATTCTCTGGTGATGTGACAAAGGCCTTAGCTGTGGGGGCTAACACCGTGATGCTTGGAAATATGCTTGCAGGTTGTGATGAAAGCCCAGGGGAAACTATTTTATATCAAGGTCGAACTTATAAAGTGTATCGCGGGATGGGCAGTATTGGAGCCATGAAGTTAGGTTCTAAAGATCGTTACTTCCAAGATAGTGTGTCTGAACATGACAAGCTTGTGCCAGAGGGAATCGAAGGGCGTGTGCCTTACAAAGGTTCTGTCAGTGGCATCATTCACCAGATCATTGGGGGCTTGAAGTCAGGGATGGGTTATGTGGGAGCCACAAGCATTCAGGATTTACAAGACAAAGCCAGATTTGTGGAGATATCAAGCCAAGGTCTGCGCGAGTCCCATGTGCATGACGTGACCATCACTAAAGAAGCTCCTAATTACAGACTAGATTAACAAGAGGACATGATGACTAAAGACATTCAATCGGGAGTCTTAATTTTAGATTTTGGTTCTCAGTACACGCAATTGATTGCCCGACGCTTTCGTGAGATGGGGGTTTACTCTCAAATCTTCCCCTTTAATTTTTCCTTAGAAAAGATCAAAGAACTTGAGCCTGCGGGGATCATTTTAAGCGGAGGCCCTCAATCGGTATTAGATCCAGAGGCTTATCTAAGAGATGTAAAGGACCTAGAGGCCCTAGCACCTGTATTGGGGGTCTGTTATGGAATGCAGCTCGTAGCACAGCAGTACGGTGGACAGGTGATCAAGTCTGACACACGCGAGTACGGACTTTCTGAAATCAAAGTGGAGTCAAAGTCTTTGTCTCAGTCTACTTACAAAGTGTGGATGTCTCACGGAGATGTGGTGGATCAAGTGCCTTCAGGGTTTGAAGTGATTGCCACGAGTGAAAATGGTTTGATCTCATCTATGGCTTCAGAGCGGATTCTTTGTTTTCAGTTTCACCCAGAAGTGACTCACACTGAAAAGGGAAATGAATTTTTAGATGTATTTGTAAAAATGTGCCCACGTATTTCTAAAAAATGGAAACCTGCAAATATCATTGAAGATTTAACTCAAAGATATTTAAAAGAAGTCCCTAAAGATGAAAAGATTTTGTGCGCCCTTTCTGGAGGCGTGGACTCCAGTGTGGTGGCGACACTATTGACCAAGATATTTGGTCCTGAAAAAGTGCTTTGTGTATTTGTAGATACAGGGCTTTTACGTAAAAATGAATTTGAAGAAGTCTTAAAGTCTTACGATGGTTTAGGTCTAAACGTAAAAGGTGTAAGAGCTTCGGATCAATTTTATCAAGCGCTA
This window of the Pseudobdellovibrionaceae bacterium genome carries:
- the guaB gene encoding IMP dehydrogenase, which produces MEIKKSLTFDDILLVPQFSEAVPTEVEPRTFFARDIHLNTPVLSAAMDTVTESKVARVMAQLGGLGIIHKNLSIEQQAAEVEKVKKYESGMIQNPITLSPEHKVSDALELMKHWSISGVPITVGDKLVGILTNRDLRFETNTSQMIANVMTSENLVTAKEGTTLEDAKKILQKHRIEKLPVVNKDNVLKGLITIKDIEKAQTYPKATKDALGQLLVGAATGIGTGGKERVEALVAAGANVIAVDTAHGHSKNVLEMVEWVSQNFKDVIVVAGNVVTAEATEELIKRGADVVKVGVGSGSICTTRIVSGVGVPQITAIIECAQKAKKLGKTIIADGGIKFSGDVTKALAVGANTVMLGNMLAGCDESPGETILYQGRTYKVYRGMGSIGAMKLGSKDRYFQDSVSEHDKLVPEGIEGRVPYKGSVSGIIHQIIGGLKSGMGYVGATSIQDLQDKARFVEISSQGLRESHVHDVTITKEAPNYRLD
- the guaA gene encoding glutamine-hydrolyzing GMP synthase, whose translation is MMTKDIQSGVLILDFGSQYTQLIARRFREMGVYSQIFPFNFSLEKIKELEPAGIILSGGPQSVLDPEAYLRDVKDLEALAPVLGVCYGMQLVAQQYGGQVIKSDTREYGLSEIKVESKSLSQSTYKVWMSHGDVVDQVPSGFEVIATSENGLISSMASERILCFQFHPEVTHTEKGNEFLDVFVKMCPRISKKWKPANIIEDLTQRYLKEVPKDEKILCALSGGVDSSVVATLLTKIFGPEKVLCVFVDTGLLRKNEFEEVLKSYDGLGLNVKGVRASDQFYQALAGLDDPEAKRKAIGKTFIDVFKQNIPHDSNIKWLAQGTLYPDVIESVSPTGSSVTIKSHHNVGGLPKDLDLKLIEPLRELFKDEVRRIGLELNIPSYLIGRHPFPGPGLGIRVLGEITPEDVRTLQDADAIYIEEIKKAGLYDQIWQAFAVLLPVRAVGVQGDARTYDKVVALRAVTSVDGMTATWYPYTHEFLTKVSNRITNEVKGVNRVVYDVSSKPPGTIEWE